In one Deltaproteobacteria bacterium genomic region, the following are encoded:
- a CDS encoding 4Fe-4S binding protein — MKIKRKIVEIDESLCDGCGSCVPSCAEGAIEVRDGKARLVAEKFCDGLGACLGDCPTGALRIMEREAEDFDEQAVEHYLNEKETRQPQEAPPVVSKCPSAGVMTFPSASECSRANAPRTNVSSESQLTHWPVQIRLVPPTAPFLKGADLLVAADCTPIAYPAFHQDLLKGKVVLMGCPKFDDVEEYVQRFADIFKAADIRSVTVVDMEVPCCSALPMIVRKGAAAAGKQIPVGEIVIGRQGGIVHRDQCAA, encoded by the coding sequence ATGAAAATAAAAAGAAAAATTGTCGAGATCGACGAATCGTTGTGCGACGGATGCGGGAGTTGCGTTCCGTCTTGCGCTGAAGGCGCTATCGAAGTCCGGGACGGCAAGGCCCGTTTAGTTGCGGAAAAGTTTTGCGACGGACTCGGCGCCTGTTTGGGTGACTGTCCCACCGGAGCCCTTCGGATCATGGAGCGGGAGGCCGAGGATTTTGACGAGCAGGCGGTCGAGCACTACCTGAATGAAAAAGAAACGCGACAACCGCAAGAGGCGCCGCCGGTTGTTTCCAAATGCCCGTCGGCGGGCGTCATGACCTTTCCGTCCGCGAGCGAGTGCAGCCGGGCCAATGCGCCGCGGACAAACGTTTCTTCCGAGTCTCAACTGACCCACTGGCCGGTGCAGATTCGGCTGGTCCCTCCCACGGCTCCGTTTCTCAAAGGAGCGGATCTGCTGGTGGCGGCGGACTGCACCCCGATTGCCTATCCCGCCTTTCACCAGGATCTGTTGAAGGGCAAAGTGGTGTTGATGGGATGTCCCAAATTCGATGACGTGGAGGAATATGTTCAGCGATTTGCGGACATCTTCAAAGCCGCCGATATCAGAAGCGTCACGGTTGTGGACATGGAAGTTCCGTGTTGCTCGGCCCTGCCCATGATCGTCAGAAAGGGAGCCGCAGCCGCCGGCAAACAGATACCCGTGGGAGAGATCGTCATCGGACGTCAAGGCGGGATCGTCCACAGAGATCAATGCGCAGCATGA
- a CDS encoding purine-binding chemotaxis protein CheW: MSRTTKTMDASVNGIVDKEGKYLTFSLDDEEYGIGILKIKEIIGMIEVTSVPRTPAFVKGVINLRGKVIPVIDLRLRFGLESADYTERTCIIVVEISGTSGTVLFGVVVDSVSEVLNIRGENIEETPLFSGNADMDYILGMAKIEGGVKLLLDIDRVLSSNEMDMIGTVH, translated from the coding sequence ATGTCAAGAACTACCAAAACAATGGATGCGTCGGTCAATGGGATTGTCGACAAGGAAGGAAAATACCTTACGTTCAGTCTGGATGATGAGGAATACGGGATCGGCATCCTTAAGATCAAGGAAATCATTGGGATGATAGAAGTGACTTCCGTACCGCGGACACCGGCATTTGTCAAAGGAGTCATCAATCTGCGCGGGAAAGTGATTCCCGTGATCGATCTCAGGCTGAGGTTCGGCCTGGAATCGGCGGACTATACGGAACGAACCTGCATCATCGTGGTGGAAATATCGGGAACGAGCGGAACGGTCCTTTTCGGAGTCGTGGTGGATTCCGTGTCGGAGGTGTTGAACATCAGGGGTGAAAATATAGAGGAAACGCCTTTGTTCAGCGGCAATGCAGACATGGACTACATTCTAGGCATGGCTAAGATAGAAGGGGGCGTTAAACTCCTGTTGGATATCGATCGGGTTCTATCTTCGAACGAAATGGATATGATCGGGACCGTTCACTAA
- a CDS encoding AF1514 family protein: MGETESDFSHAKRAAEDLAKSYYSDPMLLSWFSRACGCYSPHETECCVEGRPSWVSYAESRGGNLTIDVNKEDYVFIFRGKQELS, translated from the coding sequence TTGGGCGAGACGGAAAGCGACTTCTCACACGCCAAAAGGGCGGCGGAAGATTTGGCTAAATCCTATTACAGCGATCCCATGCTCCTCAGTTGGTTCAGCAGGGCGTGCGGGTGTTATTCCCCTCACGAAACCGAGTGTTGCGTGGAAGGAAGACCCAGCTGGGTCAGCTATGCCGAATCGCGAGGAGGTAACCTGACGATTGATGTGAATAAGGAAGACTACGTTTTCATTTTTCGCGGTAAACAAGAACTCTCGTGA
- a CDS encoding GAF domain-containing protein, which produces MEEKIRNYETMLAVTKEISMSKDPDVVVKLVVENIHKSLKTKGCALFLLNRKTKELEIAASSGLSDEYLNKGPISALRSIAQSLEDGPIAIFDVSDDPRIQYPEAAKNEGIASILSVPILVRDHPIGALRVYTSDPWEFTMDDVNFVQALAQLAGMRIELARIYSGMADSIDLLKSKVYEKS; this is translated from the coding sequence ATGGAAGAAAAAATAAGGAATTATGAGACGATGCTTGCCGTCACCAAAGAAATCTCCATGTCAAAAGATCCCGATGTGGTGGTCAAACTGGTCGTCGAGAATATTCATAAGAGTCTGAAGACGAAGGGATGCGCATTATTTCTCCTTAACCGGAAGACCAAGGAACTCGAGATCGCCGCATCATCCGGATTGAGTGACGAATATCTGAATAAGGGCCCGATCAGTGCTCTACGTTCCATTGCCCAATCCCTGGAGGATGGTCCGATCGCCATCTTCGACGTTTCGGATGATCCACGGATTCAGTACCCGGAGGCGGCGAAAAACGAAGGCATCGCTTCGATTCTCTCCGTACCGATCCTGGTGCGCGACCATCCTATTGGCGCCCTCCGCGTGTATACGTCCGATCCCTGGGAGTTCACCATGGACGACGTGAACTTTGTCCAGGCGTTGGCGCAACTCGCAGGAATGCGCATCGAACTTGCGCGCATATACTCGGGCATGGCCGACAGCATCGATCTGTTGAAGAGCAAAGTGTACGAAAAAAGCTGA
- a CDS encoding GAF domain-containing protein, with the protein MDNMPNGSDNHKLAEQILNLSERLNEMSGRLGSSVRLLSSISALTSIPAGIESLHVAARRITETIVAELNDVTACSLLTYREETDSLQLLAAFGQMELLGLDHAGYNRALSFRPGEGIAGRAFKDNRPIFWDSQSPHADLLKKESGLSTPISLAALPLESMGRKLGVMNISFGEEKPFDRPRQRETILLGNVVATILRTFLLKDEIEGASRRPIRIQDRNQLEFPENAGAKRALQSRIRELNILHTFARQVGLDLSMDGVIGSALRLVAESVAPDGAYFFLRDGNRLLTRGSMSGGKEEDPKDPGIHLMGECLCGLAAEHGEPAFSYDIHSDPRCIREECKHAHFKSFAALPLISRGQAIGLIGIGSLTHRRFDEEKPFLQAMANEVALALHNAQLLEQLHQRAEDLQQRLIEIEMTQEALKESEQRFRYLFNGINDWISTHDIEGNILTVNRSAAEALGYAEEGVAGRNMSEFIARDVDPELFQSYLEKIKEEGQAFGVVSYESREGARYLIEYRSVLVTDPDGNVFVNAVGRDITGRYEADRKMKLLQDQLQQAQKMEALGTLAGGIAHDFNNLLQVISGHSHLMLDSHSLDRANEERLTSISLAAERANALVRQLLTFSRKIEPKLSSIDLHDVVRETLLLLERTIPKMIALEARLPGGLLKVKADPAQLEQILLNLATNARDAMPEGGRITIECENVRIDSHTRPQPLPLPDGDYVRIVFQDSGPGIPPNILAHIFEPFFTTKELGKGTGLGLSTVFGIVKAHGGYVDSVSPPGEGARFDIWLPALSGSGDAVSKTESQPQDDEESPGQETILVVDDEPVIARLLRDYLHQMGYSVFTAETGEQAIEIYQKEKAGIDLMILDLDMPGMGGKKCLKALKELDPHVQVVVASGYFTHIEQEELMNLGALDIIKKPYKLRDMNALIRKSIKHSDSPPRYFEEPNLKEK; encoded by the coding sequence ATGGACAACATGCCTAACGGATCGGACAACCATAAACTTGCCGAACAGATCCTGAATCTGTCCGAGAGGCTGAATGAGATGAGTGGAAGGCTCGGATCTTCTGTGCGTCTTCTATCTTCGATTTCCGCACTGACCTCGATTCCGGCCGGAATCGAATCTCTTCACGTTGCCGCCAGACGCATCACCGAGACCATCGTTGCGGAACTGAATGATGTGACTGCCTGCTCACTGCTGACATACCGTGAAGAGACCGACAGTCTTCAATTGCTGGCCGCTTTCGGACAGATGGAGCTTCTGGGGCTTGATCATGCCGGCTACAATCGGGCTCTCTCCTTTCGGCCGGGGGAAGGTATCGCAGGCCGGGCCTTTAAGGACAACCGTCCCATTTTCTGGGACAGCCAAAGCCCCCACGCCGATCTGCTGAAAAAAGAGAGCGGACTTTCAACGCCTATTTCCCTGGCGGCCCTGCCCTTGGAATCCATGGGCCGGAAACTAGGGGTCATGAACATCTCCTTCGGAGAGGAAAAACCGTTCGACCGGCCGCGCCAACGGGAAACTATCTTGCTCGGCAACGTGGTGGCCACCATTCTTCGAACCTTCCTGCTGAAAGACGAGATTGAAGGCGCCTCCCGTCGACCGATCCGAATACAGGACCGGAACCAGTTGGAATTCCCGGAAAATGCCGGAGCGAAACGGGCCCTCCAAAGCAGAATCCGAGAGCTGAATATATTGCATACGTTCGCCCGGCAGGTTGGCCTTGATCTTTCCATGGACGGGGTCATCGGCTCTGCCCTACGCTTGGTCGCCGAGTCCGTGGCCCCGGACGGGGCGTATTTCTTTCTGCGCGATGGGAACCGATTGCTGACCCGAGGATCCATGTCCGGGGGGAAAGAGGAGGACCCGAAAGACCCCGGCATCCACTTGATGGGGGAATGTCTCTGCGGACTGGCGGCCGAACATGGGGAACCGGCTTTTTCCTACGACATCCATTCGGATCCGCGCTGTATACGCGAAGAGTGCAAGCATGCGCATTTCAAGTCCTTCGCTGCTCTACCTTTGATCAGCCGCGGCCAGGCCATCGGACTGATCGGCATCGGATCGCTCACCCATCGTCGATTCGACGAAGAAAAACCGTTCCTGCAGGCTATGGCCAACGAAGTCGCCCTGGCCCTGCACAACGCTCAACTGTTGGAACAGCTCCATCAGAGGGCGGAGGATCTGCAACAGCGCTTGATCGAAATCGAGATGACCCAGGAAGCGCTCAAAGAATCGGAACAGCGTTTCCGATATCTGTTCAACGGCATCAATGACTGGATCTCCACTCATGATATCGAAGGCAACATCCTTACTGTAAATCGCAGCGCCGCTGAAGCCCTGGGCTACGCCGAAGAAGGAGTGGCGGGAAGGAATATGTCCGAGTTCATAGCCCGGGATGTCGATCCTGAGTTGTTTCAATCCTATTTGGAGAAAATCAAGGAAGAAGGCCAAGCATTCGGAGTGGTCAGTTACGAGTCAAGAGAAGGCGCCAGGTACCTGATCGAGTACCGGAGCGTCTTGGTGACGGACCCTGATGGAAATGTATTCGTCAACGCCGTGGGGCGAGATATTACGGGACGCTACGAGGCCGATAGAAAGATGAAGCTGCTCCAGGACCAGCTTCAGCAGGCCCAGAAAATGGAGGCGTTGGGCACTCTCGCCGGCGGCATTGCCCACGACTTCAACAATCTCCTGCAGGTCATCAGCGGGCACTCGCACCTGATGCTGGATTCTCACTCACTGGACCGAGCCAACGAGGAACGGTTGACGAGCATCTCGCTGGCGGCGGAACGCGCAAACGCTTTGGTCCGGCAACTTCTGACCTTCAGCAGAAAAATCGAACCTAAACTGTCTTCCATCGATCTGCATGATGTGGTCAGGGAAACCCTGCTGCTGTTGGAACGAACCATTCCAAAGATGATCGCCCTTGAGGCCCGTCTTCCGGGCGGACTGCTAAAGGTGAAAGCCGACCCGGCTCAACTGGAGCAGATACTGTTGAATTTGGCCACCAACGCACGCGACGCCATGCCGGAAGGTGGAAGGATCACCATCGAATGTGAGAACGTTCGAATCGATTCGCATACCAGACCGCAGCCTCTGCCCTTGCCCGACGGAGACTACGTCCGCATCGTCTTTCAGGACAGCGGACCGGGAATTCCTCCCAACATCCTCGCCCACATCTTCGAACCCTTTTTCACCACAAAAGAGTTGGGCAAAGGAACCGGCCTGGGGCTCTCGACCGTTTTCGGCATCGTGAAAGCCCATGGAGGCTACGTTGATTCCGTTAGCCCCCCCGGCGAAGGAGCCCGTTTTGACATATGGCTGCCGGCATTGTCCGGATCCGGCGACGCCGTCTCGAAAACAGAAAGCCAACCGCAAGACGACGAAGAATCCCCGGGACAGGAAACCATCCTGGTGGTCGACGACGAACCGGTCATAGCCAGGCTGCTGCGAGACTACCTGCATCAGATGGGTTATTCGGTCTTCACGGCCGAAACAGGGGAACAGGCGATCGAAATATATCAGAAGGAAAAAGCCGGAATTGATCTCATGATCCTTGATCTCGACATGCCCGGCATGGGAGGAAAGAAGTGCCTGAAGGCTTTGAAAGAACTGGACCCCCATGTGCAGGTGGTTGTGGCCAGCGGATATTTCACTCACATCGAGCAAGAAGAATTGATGAACCTCGGCGCATTGGACATCATCAAGAAACCCTATAAACTGCGAGACATGAACGCCCTTATCAGGAAATCGATCAAACATTCCGATTCGCCCCCCCGATATTTTGAAGAACCCAATTTAAAGGAAAAATAA
- a CDS encoding dTDP-4-dehydrorhamnose 3,5-epimerase family protein: MEFVSGAEARYTVQTYGGTLKIEGVEFIDLTRHSDDGGALTELARMVSGGIENLPGFRPAQINYSEMDPGVIKAFHLHPAQTDVWFAPPDSKLLLVLVDVRKESASSGIRMRVVMGDGRSRLVRIPPGVAHGVRNLSGGRGRIIYFVDHVFDTNPQTTQEGRLPWDFWGSEIWEVERK; the protein is encoded by the coding sequence ATGGAGTTCGTTTCTGGAGCTGAAGCTCGGTACACGGTTCAAACATACGGCGGAACGCTGAAGATCGAAGGGGTGGAATTCATTGACCTGACCCGGCATTCGGACGACGGCGGCGCACTGACGGAATTGGCGCGAATGGTTTCAGGCGGAATTGAAAACCTTCCGGGATTCAGGCCTGCGCAAATCAACTACAGCGAGATGGATCCCGGGGTCATTAAAGCGTTCCATCTGCACCCCGCCCAGACGGACGTATGGTTCGCACCGCCCGACAGCAAGCTCCTGCTGGTGCTGGTGGATGTACGCAAGGAGTCGGCCAGCAGTGGAATCCGGATGCGGGTCGTCATGGGCGACGGCCGTTCCCGGCTGGTTCGGATTCCGCCCGGTGTGGCCCATGGCGTGCGTAACCTGTCCGGAGGGAGGGGGAGGATCATCTACTTCGTGGACCATGTGTTCGATACGAATCCTCAAACCACTCAGGAGGGGAGGCTGCCCTGGGATTTTTGGGGAAGCGAAATCTGGGAGGTCGAACGGAAATAG
- a CDS encoding metallophosphoesterase family protein has protein sequence MGTNGRGAGFERAPVALDIERNIGRNHTMIIGVISDTHLTRPTSELEELNRTVFSGADLILHAGDLVEVDVLEAFTGQEVVAVHGNMDSIEAKHTLPKIRVIELEGRRIGLTHGWGAPGGMESRVKTLFDHVDIIVFGHTHQPCNRVEDGILFFNPGAFAGRFYGIGKRTVGLLTLDETIEGEHIVV, from the coding sequence TTGGGAACGAACGGACGTGGTGCGGGATTCGAACGCGCTCCCGTCGCTTTGGATATCGAACGGAACATCGGACGGAATCATACAATGATCATCGGAGTCATATCGGATACGCATTTGACAAGGCCGACATCCGAACTCGAGGAGTTGAACCGGACCGTGTTCTCCGGAGCGGACCTCATCCTTCACGCCGGAGATCTGGTCGAGGTGGACGTACTTGAAGCGTTCACAGGCCAAGAAGTGGTGGCGGTTCATGGGAACATGGATTCCATCGAAGCCAAACATACGCTTCCTAAAATCCGGGTGATCGAACTGGAAGGACGCCGTATAGGACTCACTCACGGATGGGGCGCTCCCGGCGGAATGGAGTCAAGGGTCAAAACTCTGTTTGACCACGTGGACATCATCGTATTCGGACATACTCACCAACCGTGCAACCGCGTCGAGGACGGCATCCTGTTCTTCAATCCCGGAGCCTTCGCCGGACGATTCTACGGGATTGGCAAGCGAACGGTGGGGCTGCTCACCCTGGACGAGACCATCGAGGGCGAGCACATTGTCGTTTGA
- a CDS encoding amidohydrolase yields the protein MPAPGDAEADRVPASVTRVMDCHVHVFPDRIFEAIRKWFDTHAWPIRYKLTAQEALDYLFSRGVDRIAALQYAHKPGIARELNSFMARLCQRNEKAIGMATVFPGERDARKILEEAFGLGLHGVKLHSHVQCFDMGSGAMNEIYEVCAEQGKPLIMHVGREPKSEAYACDPYDLCAAGKVETVLQNHPDLKLCVPHLGADEFSAYRGLLECFDHIWVDTTMMLAEYFPYTITSEFEGMRTDRIMYGTDFPNIPYAWDREIKRVMAFDLSADTQDRILFRNAVEFFSVPV from the coding sequence ATGCCCGCACCCGGCGATGCGGAAGCCGACCGTGTGCCCGCTTCCGTAACCCGAGTTATGGACTGTCACGTCCATGTGTTTCCCGACAGAATCTTCGAAGCCATACGTAAATGGTTCGACACGCACGCCTGGCCCATAAGGTACAAACTGACGGCTCAAGAGGCGCTCGATTATCTATTCTCGAGGGGGGTCGACCGGATCGCCGCCCTTCAATACGCACACAAGCCGGGAATCGCTCGGGAACTGAACTCTTTTATGGCCCGGTTGTGCCAACGAAACGAAAAGGCGATCGGCATGGCCACCGTGTTTCCCGGCGAGAGGGACGCGCGGAAGATCCTAGAGGAAGCGTTCGGACTCGGCCTGCATGGAGTGAAACTGCATTCCCACGTCCAGTGCTTCGATATGGGAAGCGGGGCTATGAACGAGATCTACGAAGTCTGCGCCGAGCAAGGAAAGCCGCTGATCATGCATGTCGGGCGGGAACCCAAGAGCGAAGCCTATGCGTGTGATCCCTATGACTTGTGCGCTGCAGGGAAGGTGGAAACGGTCCTGCAGAATCATCCCGATCTGAAACTGTGTGTGCCGCATCTGGGTGCGGACGAGTTTTCAGCCTACCGCGGATTGCTCGAATGCTTCGATCATATCTGGGTCGACACCACCATGATGCTGGCGGAATATTTTCCGTATACCATCACGTCCGAATTTGAAGGCATGCGTACCGATCGTATTATGTACGGCACGGATTTTCCGAACATTCCTTACGCCTGGGATCGGGAGATCAAGCGGGTGATGGCTTTCGATCTTTCCGCGGACACGCAAGACCGCATCCTGTTCAGAAACGCCGTCGAATTTTTTTCCGTTCCAGTCTGA
- a CDS encoding HDOD domain-containing protein: MVDQKHKNRLSEIAKSLFRIERLPSIPHVLHQLVEAVGDNRTDAAKLERIIESDQGLASKVLSLANSPFYGFSQRITTIRRAVVALGYKELQLLALGTCLTKVFDPGMTPPQFDAKGLWTHSLSVSWFARELSEKARYDSPGEILVAGLMHDIGKLILSTHLHEDLSRIIEKLDNGEPYYQAEEELGVPHTLLGYMLATKWGLPSIHLLAIRYHHNPFADNYCPFSTSLIALADREVKRLGFGLIHKSRPIDNDYILKQTRLEEDMVEEVARNAKEALPKLIGGWQEGLFDGQHA; this comes from the coding sequence ATGGTTGATCAGAAACACAAAAACCGTCTCTCCGAAATCGCCAAGAGTCTTTTCCGAATAGAGCGGTTACCGTCCATTCCCCACGTGCTCCATCAACTGGTGGAAGCCGTGGGTGACAATAGGACGGACGCGGCCAAGCTGGAGAGGATCATCGAGAGCGATCAGGGGTTGGCCTCCAAGGTGTTGAGCCTCGCTAACTCCCCCTTCTACGGCTTCTCTCAACGGATCACCACCATAAGACGGGCCGTCGTCGCACTAGGATACAAAGAACTGCAACTCCTGGCCCTGGGTACCTGCCTAACAAAAGTCTTCGATCCCGGCATGACCCCCCCGCAGTTTGACGCGAAAGGCTTGTGGACTCACAGCCTCTCCGTTTCCTGGTTCGCAAGGGAACTGTCGGAAAAAGCGCGCTACGATTCTCCGGGCGAAATTCTGGTGGCCGGGCTGATGCATGACATCGGCAAGCTGATACTCAGCACGCACTTGCACGAGGATCTGTCCCGGATCATCGAGAAATTGGACAACGGGGAACCCTACTACCAGGCCGAGGAAGAATTGGGCGTTCCCCATACGCTGTTGGGCTATATGCTGGCCACGAAGTGGGGCTTGCCCAGTATTCATCTGCTCGCCATCCGGTACCACCATAATCCTTTCGCGGACAACTATTGCCCTTTTTCGACCTCTTTGATCGCACTGGCGGACAGAGAAGTGAAACGTTTAGGCTTCGGCTTAATACACAAGTCACGCCCCATTGATAACGACTACATACTGAAGCAGACTCGACTGGAAGAAGACATGGTCGAGGAGGTAGCGAGAAACGCGAAGGAAGCGCTTCCCAAATTGATCGGCGGATGGCAGGAAGGACTGTTTGATGGACAACATGCCTAA
- a CDS encoding cupin domain-containing protein — protein sequence MKKVEVYKNNGFSEKAFTRLLVHDSPYFKILNFNFNPGQELPVHSHDIEGQVSIAVLEGEGEFLGEDNAVLPAVAGDVLISDIAEPHGVRAKTALRILVTIAPPI from the coding sequence ATGAAAAAGGTGGAAGTGTATAAAAACAACGGTTTTTCCGAGAAGGCGTTTACGAGGTTGCTGGTGCATGATTCCCCATATTTTAAGATACTGAATTTCAACTTCAACCCGGGTCAGGAGCTGCCGGTACATTCCCACGACATCGAGGGGCAGGTGAGTATCGCCGTCCTCGAGGGAGAAGGGGAGTTCCTTGGCGAGGACAATGCCGTTCTGCCCGCGGTCGCCGGCGATGTCCTGATTTCCGATATTGCCGAGCCTCACGGCGTCAGAGCGAAAACCGCCCTGCGCATACTGGTGACCATAGCGCCGCCCATTTGA
- a CDS encoding cytochrome c3 family protein, giving the protein MLKARSILIALVSLCLGTWWSASFSWAKPSPCETCHEKIAPKQAKDFNRSKMAEKLDCSDCHGLEHLDSDDVDKAKLPTFETCRTCHKARVEQYLDGKHALGLAAMQAMPYTHAQPKVFIEGQKGCGGCHALGVKSDESRRYYPYGMDCQSCHTRHAFSKKEALQPEACLPCHMGFDHAQWEMWSGSKHGVTYLTNRAMGSENLERAPTCQTCHMPEGNHRVFSAWGFLGVRLPEEDEGWLADRITILKGLGVLDPSGNPTPRLDLVKRIKLARLTKEEFEAERNRYARVCAECHSAGFYQENIQNGDVMLREADRLFAEAIHIVGSLYQDGIIPMREGYFAYPDLLSFYEVNTKIELILYEMFMDHRMKTFQSSFHMNPDFATWYGFAKMKKDLKEIRELAPKMRMEAQR; this is encoded by the coding sequence ATGCTGAAAGCCAGGTCGATTCTGATCGCTCTCGTGAGTCTATGCCTGGGTACGTGGTGGTCCGCAAGCTTCAGCTGGGCCAAACCGTCCCCGTGCGAAACCTGTCACGAAAAAATCGCGCCCAAGCAGGCCAAGGATTTCAATCGGTCCAAAATGGCTGAAAAACTGGATTGCTCGGATTGTCACGGTCTTGAACACCTGGATTCCGACGACGTGGATAAAGCCAAGCTCCCCACTTTCGAAACGTGTCGCACCTGCCACAAGGCCAGAGTGGAGCAATATTTGGATGGAAAGCACGCGCTGGGGCTTGCGGCCATGCAGGCCATGCCCTATACGCACGCCCAGCCCAAGGTGTTCATAGAAGGGCAGAAGGGTTGCGGGGGATGCCATGCGCTGGGGGTGAAAAGCGACGAGAGTCGGAGGTATTATCCTTACGGTATGGACTGCCAGAGCTGCCATACGCGTCACGCCTTCTCCAAGAAAGAAGCTTTACAGCCCGAAGCCTGCCTGCCCTGCCATATGGGATTTGATCACGCCCAATGGGAAATGTGGTCCGGATCGAAGCACGGTGTCACTTACCTGACCAACCGCGCGATGGGTTCGGAGAACCTTGAAAGGGCCCCCACGTGTCAGACCTGCCACATGCCCGAAGGCAATCACCGAGTGTTCTCCGCCTGGGGTTTTCTGGGTGTGCGCCTTCCTGAGGAGGATGAGGGATGGCTGGCGGATCGCATTACGATCCTCAAAGGTCTGGGAGTATTGGATCCCTCCGGCAACCCGACGCCGCGGCTGGATCTGGTGAAACGCATCAAACTGGCTCGTCTGACGAAAGAGGAATTTGAAGCAGAGCGAAATCGCTACGCCCGGGTCTGCGCCGAGTGCCACTCGGCCGGCTTCTACCAGGAAAACATCCAGAACGGGGATGTCATGCTGCGGGAAGCGGATCGTCTCTTTGCCGAAGCGATTCACATTGTGGGAAGTCTTTATCAAGACGGTATCATCCCGATGCGGGAGGGGTATTTTGCGTATCCCGATTTGCTCTCGTTTTATGAAGTGAACACGAAAATCGAGTTGATCTTGTACGAAATGTTCATGGATCACCGGATGAAAACGTTTCAATCTTCGTTTCACATGAATCCGGATTTCGCCACATGGTACGGCTTTGCCAAGATGAAAAAGGATCTTAAAGAGATTCGTGAGCTGGCTCCGAAGATGAGAATGGAGGCTCAGCGGTAG